In one Mucilaginibacter ginsenosidivorax genomic region, the following are encoded:
- a CDS encoding FecR family protein, which yields MTREQAQELLNKHQLGTCTPEEQQMLDSWYLNEAAKQPVPNGPSDPSMEEVLIWNRIVSEIPETAKVRHFKKWYSIASAAAILVFVSFGAYLFVKKHQEPKQLVRQHNPQNDILPGGNKAILTLANGKQITLTGAHNGTLAVQGAVAINKTADGRIVYDSSEKSASDDAKLTAYNTMTTPRGGQYWVVLPDGSRVLLNAASSLTYPTAFSGAERKVELTGEAYFEVAHNAAKPFRVYSKSQIVEVLGTHFNINTYDDEPAVKTTLLEGKVKVISTAKNQTRILQPGQQAFLNALAFNIGEVDVDEATAWKDGLFVFESNDIQQIMRMVSRWYDVDVAYTGTLPADKFSGSVSRFSNVSEVLNTLQLTRKVHFKIAGKKITVSE from the coding sequence ATGACCAGGGAACAAGCACAGGAACTATTAAATAAGCACCAACTCGGCACCTGTACACCAGAAGAGCAGCAAATGCTGGATAGCTGGTATTTGAATGAAGCTGCTAAGCAACCTGTACCCAATGGACCTTCCGATCCGTCAATGGAAGAGGTGTTGATCTGGAACAGGATTGTTAGTGAAATTCCCGAAACTGCTAAAGTCAGGCATTTTAAAAAATGGTACTCCATCGCTTCGGCTGCAGCCATCCTTGTTTTTGTTTCGTTTGGTGCATACCTGTTTGTTAAAAAACACCAGGAGCCTAAACAGCTCGTTCGTCAGCATAATCCTCAAAACGATATTTTGCCGGGTGGCAACAAAGCTATCCTGACCCTGGCCAACGGTAAACAGATTACCTTAACCGGCGCCCACAATGGAACTCTTGCTGTACAGGGCGCGGTGGCAATTAATAAAACCGCCGATGGAAGGATAGTTTATGATTCATCCGAAAAATCAGCATCTGATGATGCAAAATTAACTGCGTACAACACCATGACTACGCCACGCGGCGGGCAATATTGGGTTGTTTTGCCCGATGGTAGCCGGGTGTTGTTAAATGCGGCTTCTTCGTTAACTTATCCAACCGCATTCAGCGGCGCCGAGCGTAAAGTTGAGCTTACAGGCGAGGCTTATTTTGAAGTGGCGCACAATGCCGCCAAACCATTCAGGGTTTACAGCAAATCGCAGATAGTTGAGGTGCTGGGCACACATTTCAATATCAATACCTATGATGATGAGCCGGCCGTTAAAACCACCCTGCTTGAAGGGAAGGTAAAAGTGATATCGACCGCTAAAAATCAAACCCGGATTTTGCAGCCAGGGCAGCAGGCTTTTTTAAATGCACTTGCATTTAATATTGGCGAAGTAGATGTAGACGAAGCAACCGCCTGGAAGGATGGTCTGTTTGTTTTTGAAAGTAATGATATACAGCAAATTATGCGGATGGTTTCCAGGTGGTATGATGTAGATGTGGCATACACCGGTACTTTACCAGCCGACAAATTCAGCGGTTCTGTATCCCGGTTCAGCAATGTTTCTGAAGTGTTGAATACGCTGCAGCTTACCCGTAAAGTGCATTTTAAAATAGCGGGTAAAAAAATAACCGTATCAGAATAA